One stretch of Paenibacillus sp. AN1007 DNA includes these proteins:
- the ftsW gene encoding putative lipid II flippase FtsW, which yields MKQQKAQTRTKRGTPDFQLLILTLLLVGFGLVMVFSSSSSIAIASKSFNNDALYFTKKQLMWAMIGLVGMFFAMNIRFNKYKKLYAPFFLFTTALLLLVLVTGAMLNGARSWIRVFGFSLQPAEFAKIAIILYLAALITKKGERFRDFRTGYFPVLIIVGFIAGLIMLQPDFGTCFILVSTCGLVIYAGGASMKHILGSVLLVVLGGALAFGANALFSSMSPDPPALDPATTVTAQQNYKIGRIQAFLNPMSDINGGSLNLYRSLVAIGDGGFTGSGIGQGTMKLHYLPNAYNDFIFSVIGEELGFIGSSLFLLVYLYFIWRGIIVSLRCPDPFGTLVGIGIMGLIAIQAFINIGGVTQTIPVTGVTLPFISYGGTSLFVMMVAMGIVLSISRTNNLEAIKEEKTKSVTVQTRTSPALRSRDSIRRVR from the coding sequence ATGAAACAACAAAAGGCCCAGACGCGAACGAAGAGAGGCACGCCGGATTTTCAACTGCTAATCCTCACTTTACTGTTGGTGGGCTTTGGACTGGTAATGGTATTCAGCTCCAGTTCCAGCATCGCAATTGCAAGCAAAAGTTTTAACAACGATGCCCTTTACTTCACGAAAAAACAACTTATGTGGGCGATGATCGGTCTGGTTGGCATGTTTTTTGCCATGAATATCCGTTTTAACAAGTACAAAAAGCTCTATGCACCCTTTTTCCTGTTCACCACAGCACTGCTCTTACTTGTATTGGTAACGGGTGCCATGTTAAATGGTGCAAGAAGTTGGATTCGAGTGTTTGGATTCAGTCTGCAGCCCGCAGAATTTGCCAAAATTGCTATCATTCTTTATTTGGCTGCTTTAATCACCAAAAAAGGCGAACGGTTCCGCGACTTCAGAACAGGATATTTTCCCGTATTGATTATCGTTGGATTTATTGCAGGATTAATCATGCTGCAGCCTGACTTTGGTACCTGCTTTATTCTGGTATCTACCTGCGGTCTTGTCATTTATGCTGGCGGAGCCAGCATGAAGCATATCCTGGGTTCTGTTCTTCTGGTTGTACTGGGTGGTGCACTTGCCTTTGGAGCGAATGCCCTCTTTTCTTCCATGTCACCAGATCCTCCTGCGCTGGATCCCGCCACAACCGTAACAGCGCAGCAGAACTACAAAATCGGCCGAATTCAAGCTTTCCTGAATCCGATGTCTGACATCAATGGGGGAAGTCTTAACTTATACCGCTCTCTTGTAGCCATTGGTGATGGCGGCTTTACAGGTTCGGGTATTGGACAAGGCACCATGAAGCTGCATTATTTGCCAAACGCCTATAATGACTTTATTTTCTCCGTCATTGGAGAAGAACTCGGTTTCATTGGAAGTTCACTGTTCCTGCTCGTTTATCTGTATTTTATCTGGCGGGGGATTATCGTGTCACTGCGCTGTCCTGATCCATTCGGAACGCTGGTGGGCATAGGTATTATGGGACTTATTGCGATTCAGGCCTTCATCAATATCGGGGGTGTCACCCAAACAATACCGGTAACGGGTGTTACCCTTCCGTTTATCAGTTATGGGGGGACTTCGCTCTTTGTTATGATGGTTGCGATGGGCATTGTGCTCAGCATTTCACGTACCAACAACCTGGAAGCCATCAAGGAAGAAAAGACCAAATCCGTGACGGTACAGACGCGCACATCTCCAGCGCTGCGTTCCCGTGATTCGATCCGGCGTGTTCGCTAG
- a CDS encoding YugN family protein encodes MIFENTGLDGLKSDLAYLDESAEKVGFVRWQWEYYRATYDYKIEDEQTNSEYFVRINTRAVEGKLEKPDTVLAVEAVYLGKATFPHGLDYDSSVPQPVVKLATQKLQQLKELLEA; translated from the coding sequence ATGATTTTTGAGAATACAGGCTTGGATGGCTTGAAGAGCGACTTGGCATACCTGGATGAGAGCGCCGAGAAAGTCGGATTTGTCCGGTGGCAGTGGGAATACTACCGTGCTACATATGACTACAAAATCGAAGATGAACAAACTAACTCAGAATACTTTGTACGCATTAATACGCGCGCGGTAGAAGGCAAGCTGGAAAAACCCGACACGGTTCTGGCCGTCGAAGCGGTCTATCTTGGCAAGGCCACCTTCCCGCATGGACTTGATTATGACTCTTCCGTTCCACAGCCAGTCGTGAAGCTGGCCACCCAAAAACTGCAGCAGCTTAAAGAACTGCTCGAAGCTTAG
- a CDS encoding M20 family metallopeptidase, whose protein sequence is MTNNIWWEDLQIHMVEWRRHLHRNPEVSFHEEKTSSFVADMLESFGIEVKRHVGGHGVIGILRGDKPGPVVMLRADMDALPIQDEKDVEYASQQAGAMHACGHDGHISMLLGTALYFSRHKHEVRGEIRFLFQPAEELLPGGAVQVIADGALEGVDVIYGIHLWTPIPAGFVASTAGPMMAAADDFYIDIKGKGGHGGMPQATIDSVVAGSALVMQLQTIVSRSVDPLRPAVLTIGTMQAGSAQNVIAEQCKLSGTVRTFDEETRNAMKERVLAMVSQTGAAYGAETQVKYIMGYPPVVNDEHETARFFREAGAAFGADRVQNSPMLMPAEDFAYYLQKIPGCFMFVGAGNPEKNAVYPHHHPMFDFDEDVMQTGVKLFAAMAKGYAAEC, encoded by the coding sequence ATGACAAATAATATATGGTGGGAAGATCTGCAGATCCACATGGTGGAATGGCGGCGTCACCTCCATCGCAATCCTGAGGTTTCCTTTCATGAGGAGAAAACATCCTCTTTTGTGGCTGATATGCTGGAGAGCTTTGGCATTGAGGTCAAACGACATGTAGGCGGTCACGGGGTGATCGGAATTCTCCGCGGGGACAAGCCTGGACCTGTTGTGATGCTGCGGGCCGATATGGATGCACTGCCGATCCAGGACGAGAAAGATGTTGAATACGCCTCGCAGCAGGCCGGGGCGATGCATGCTTGCGGTCACGATGGGCATATCTCGATGCTGTTGGGAACCGCGCTCTATTTCAGCAGGCATAAACATGAAGTGCGGGGTGAAATCCGCTTTTTGTTCCAGCCGGCGGAAGAACTGCTTCCGGGCGGTGCCGTGCAGGTCATTGCTGACGGCGCACTGGAAGGTGTAGATGTCATCTATGGCATACATCTATGGACGCCGATCCCTGCCGGCTTCGTTGCAAGCACAGCAGGCCCGATGATGGCGGCGGCAGACGATTTTTATATCGATATCAAAGGAAAAGGCGGTCACGGCGGTATGCCGCAAGCTACAATTGATAGTGTCGTTGCCGGCTCCGCACTGGTGATGCAGCTTCAGACAATCGTCAGCCGCTCGGTTGATCCACTGCGCCCGGCTGTACTGACCATTGGTACAATGCAGGCGGGATCTGCACAAAATGTGATTGCCGAACAATGCAAATTGAGCGGTACAGTACGCACATTCGATGAAGAGACGCGAAATGCAATGAAGGAACGAGTACTTGCTATGGTGTCGCAGACCGGTGCCGCATATGGGGCAGAGACTCAGGTGAAGTATATTATGGGATATCCACCTGTTGTTAATGATGAGCATGAGACTGCACGGTTTTTCCGTGAGGCTGGAGCCGCGTTCGGGGCGGATCGGGTTCAGAATTCTCCCATGCTGATGCCTGCAGAAGATTTTGCTTATTACCTGCAGAAGATTCCTGGGTGCTTCATGTTTGTCGGTGCAGGCAATCCGGAGAAAAATGCGGTATATCCGCACCATCACCCGATGTTTGATTTTGACGAAGACGTTATGCAGACGGGCGTAAAACTGTTTGCTGCTATGGCTAAGGGTTACGCAGCCGAATGTTAA
- a CDS encoding DNA repair helicase XPB: MDRLNEHGACIVQRDFTVLLETGHSGFEAARAQLCMYAELVKTPASFHTYRITPLSLWNAAALGWNSEQVTASLEQMSRWKVPSALTQDVHRIMQQYGKLKLHAEPDHERMCLISEDQQLLDDLSSIRSIAAFRMQRINPGELLLSGEQRGLLKQELTRLGYPVLDYAGYRKGTELLFGWKSGRVLPESANRLEAKEQAAFALRPYQQKAVDAFAGGEGIGGSGLLVLPCGAGKTIIGIAVLEQLQCECLILTSNTTSVRQWIQEIQDKTTITAEQIGEYSGQKKQVKPVTVATYQILTHRKAKDAAFTHIHLLQERKWGLIIYDEVHLLPAPVFRATADIQATRRLGLTATLIREDGCEQDVFSLIGPKLYDMPWKELEQQGWIAEVKCQEVRIPFSPEWRSTYVQAEGKHQFRLAAENPAKLDVVKRLLKRHQNVPTLVIGQYLDQLETIAREIDAPLISGSMPQQERIKWFSAFRKGEIRTIVVSKVANFAVDLPDAAVALELSGSFGSRQEEAQRLGRILRPKAGENKAYFYALVSENSKEQDFALNRQLFLVEQGYEYGIVQESDMFH, from the coding sequence ATGGACAGATTGAATGAACATGGTGCCTGTATTGTACAGCGGGATTTTACTGTGCTTCTCGAAACGGGGCATTCGGGCTTCGAAGCAGCACGGGCACAGCTCTGCATGTACGCAGAACTTGTGAAGACACCCGCATCGTTTCATACCTATCGTATTACACCTTTATCCTTATGGAATGCGGCGGCATTAGGCTGGAATTCGGAACAGGTGACTGCCAGTCTGGAGCAGATGTCGCGCTGGAAGGTGCCCTCAGCGCTCACGCAGGACGTGCATCGGATAATGCAGCAGTATGGCAAATTAAAACTGCATGCAGAGCCGGATCATGAACGCATGTGTCTGATAAGTGAAGATCAGCAGCTGCTTGATGATTTGAGCAGCATACGTTCCATTGCTGCTTTCCGCATGCAGCGAATCAACCCGGGTGAACTTCTGCTATCAGGCGAACAGCGTGGTTTATTAAAACAGGAACTGACACGGCTGGGTTATCCGGTGTTAGATTATGCAGGTTATCGGAAGGGGACTGAACTTTTATTTGGCTGGAAGTCAGGCCGAGTTCTTCCTGAATCAGCCAATAGACTCGAGGCGAAGGAGCAGGCTGCATTTGCACTGCGCCCTTATCAGCAAAAGGCGGTGGATGCGTTCGCTGGCGGTGAAGGGATCGGCGGAAGCGGTCTGCTGGTGCTCCCCTGCGGAGCAGGCAAGACGATTATTGGCATAGCTGTTTTGGAACAGCTGCAGTGCGAGTGTCTTATTTTAACGTCCAATACTACATCTGTGCGGCAGTGGATACAGGAGATTCAGGATAAAACGACGATAACTGCGGAACAGATCGGAGAGTATTCGGGTCAGAAAAAACAGGTGAAACCGGTGACGGTGGCGACGTATCAAATTTTGACTCACCGGAAAGCGAAAGATGCGGCGTTCACCCATATTCATCTGCTGCAGGAGCGAAAGTGGGGGCTTATCATCTATGATGAAGTACATCTGCTGCCAGCACCGGTATTCCGGGCCACTGCGGATATTCAAGCAACACGACGACTGGGTTTGACCGCTACCCTTATTCGTGAGGATGGCTGTGAACAGGATGTGTTCTCACTGATCGGGCCCAAGTTATATGATATGCCTTGGAAAGAACTGGAGCAGCAAGGCTGGATTGCCGAGGTGAAGTGCCAGGAAGTGAGAATCCCCTTTTCGCCTGAATGGAGATCAACTTATGTGCAGGCTGAGGGCAAACATCAGTTTCGTCTGGCAGCCGAGAATCCGGCAAAATTAGACGTTGTGAAGCGGCTGTTGAAACGTCATCAAAATGTGCCGACGCTTGTCATCGGACAATATCTCGATCAGCTGGAGACGATTGCCCGGGAAATTGACGCGCCGCTGATCTCCGGATCGATGCCGCAGCAGGAGCGAATCAAGTGGTTTTCTGCCTTTAGAAAGGGAGAGATTCGGACCATTGTCGTATCCAAAGTCGCCAATTTTGCTGTAGATTTGCCGGATGCTGCAGTAGCGCTCGAACTGTCCGGCAGCTTTGGTTCAAGACAGGAAGAAGCCCAGCGGCTCGGGAGGATTTTACGCCCGAAAGCAGGTGAAAATAAGGCTTATTTCTATGCACTTGTATCTGAAAACAGCAAAGAACAGGACTTTGCGCTGAATCGGCAGTTGTTTTTGGTAGAGCAGGGGTATGAATATGGCATTGTACAGGAATCGGACATGTTTCATTAA